In Hemitrygon akajei chromosome 17, sHemAka1.3, whole genome shotgun sequence, one DNA window encodes the following:
- the mc1r gene encoding melanocyte-stimulating hormone receptor: protein MMNITTLAPRGNEQKDISFHWLPRNVNNSYNASSMQCKHINIPEEVFLTLGILSFVENILVIIAIIKNQNLHSPMYYLICCLAMADTLVSMSNTIETIVLILMEKEVLTVQNHILKQIDNIIDLMICTSMVSSLSFLAAIAADRYITIFYALRYHVIMTTRKAVIIIVGIWIVSCTSSIMFIVYSESSAVIICLISFFFMMLVIMGGLYFHMFMLAQMHTKKIMAQRKKRPTHQAANMKGAITLTILLGLFLICWSPFFLHLLLIISCPKNPYCLCFNSHFNMFLILIICNSVFDPIIYAFRSQELRKTLKEFIPCSW, encoded by the coding sequence ATGATGAATATCACAACATTGGCTCCCCGTGGAAATGAGCAAAAGGACATTTCATTTCACTGGTTGCCGAGGAATGTTAACAATTCTTACAATGCGTCCTCAATGCAGTGCAAACACATCAATATTCCAGAAGAAGTCTTCTTAACACTTGGGATTCTGAGttttgtggaaaacattctggtTATCATAGCAATTATTAAAAACCAGAATTTGCATTCTCCTATGTATTATTTAATTTGCTGTCTGGCTATGGCAGATACGTTGGTCAGTATGAGCAATACTATAGAAACAATTGTTCTTATTCTAATGGAGAAAGAAGTTTTGACTGTGCAGAACCACATCCTTAAGCAAATAGACAATATAATAGATCTGATGATCTGTACCTCAATGGTATCGTCTCTGTCTTTCTTGGCTGCCATCGCAGCTGATAGGTACATCACCATCTTTTATGCCTTACGATATCACGTCATCATGACAACTCGGAAGGCTGTGATTATCATTGTTGGAATCTGGATAGTCAGCTGTACTTCAAGCATCATGTTCATTGTCTATTCGGAGAGTAGTGCTGTTATTATCTGTCTCATTTCCTTCTTTTTTATGATGCTGGTGATCATGGGCGGCTTGTACTTCCACATGTTTATGCTTGCTCAAATGCATACCAAGAAGATTATGGCCCAACGTAAGAAGAGACCAACTCACCAGGCTGCCAACATGAAAGGAGCCATTACTCTGACAATTTTGCTGGGGCTCTTTCTTATTTGCTGGAGTCCCTTCTTTCTCCATCTTCTGCTGATTATCAGTTGTCCTAAAAATCCCTATTGTCTGTGCTTCAATTCTCACTTCAACATGTTTCTGATTCTCATAATTTGCAATTCGGTTTTTGACCCCATCATATATGCATTCAGAAGCCAGGAGCTACGCAAAACCTTAAAGGAATTTATACCCTGTTCCTGGTAA